Proteins encoded by one window of Halobaculum halobium:
- a CDS encoding molybdopterin molybdotransferase MoeA → MSHDRTRAGFKNRTRVADARERLLAAVAPHGRTETVPLTAADGRAVADATTAPTPVPGYDRAAMDGWAVRAEDTFGASDRSPAVLFAADDEVAPEGAVRVHTGSELPPGADAVVKIEQITEVGEEVEVFDAVAEGENVGPTGEDVAEGQTLYEPPHRLRPSDLGLLKSVGLEDVAVAERPRVSVIPTGEELVQADPDPGEVIETNGLTVSRLAERWGGDATYREIVTDDEDALRGAVERDLDHDVIVTTGGSSVGERDLIPEVIDEIGEVLVHGVALKPGHPVALGVVEETPVIMLPGYPVACIVNAVQFLRPVLREIGSLPHDPHPTRPATLSRKVSSEPGVRTFARVKLDPIDGRGADTDGASDAARDGDGPAFEATPTRASGSGMLSSVALADGWVVVPESREGLDAGEAVDVELWEVSE, encoded by the coding sequence ATGAGTCACGACCGCACACGGGCCGGGTTCAAGAACCGGACCCGGGTCGCCGACGCGCGCGAGCGCCTCCTCGCGGCCGTCGCCCCGCACGGCCGGACCGAGACGGTCCCGCTGACGGCGGCCGACGGTCGCGCCGTCGCGGACGCGACGACTGCGCCGACGCCCGTCCCCGGCTACGATCGCGCCGCGATGGACGGCTGGGCCGTCCGCGCCGAGGACACGTTCGGCGCCTCCGACCGCTCTCCGGCCGTCCTGTTCGCCGCGGACGATGAGGTCGCCCCCGAGGGGGCCGTCCGCGTTCACACCGGGAGCGAACTCCCGCCCGGCGCGGACGCCGTGGTCAAGATCGAACAGATAACCGAGGTCGGCGAGGAGGTCGAGGTGTTCGACGCCGTCGCCGAGGGCGAGAACGTCGGCCCGACCGGGGAAGACGTGGCCGAGGGACAGACGCTGTACGAGCCGCCCCACCGCCTCCGACCCTCCGATCTGGGCCTCCTGAAGTCCGTCGGACTGGAGGACGTCGCGGTCGCCGAGCGCCCTCGCGTTTCGGTGATCCCGACGGGCGAGGAGTTGGTACAGGCCGATCCCGACCCCGGCGAAGTCATCGAGACGAACGGGCTCACCGTCTCGCGGCTGGCCGAGCGGTGGGGCGGCGACGCCACCTACCGCGAGATCGTCACTGACGACGAGGACGCGCTTCGCGGGGCGGTCGAACGGGACCTCGACCACGACGTCATCGTCACCACCGGCGGCTCGTCCGTCGGCGAACGGGACCTGATCCCAGAGGTGATCGACGAGATCGGCGAGGTGCTGGTCCACGGCGTCGCGCTCAAGCCGGGCCACCCCGTCGCGCTCGGGGTCGTCGAGGAGACGCCGGTGATCATGCTGCCGGGCTACCCGGTCGCGTGCATCGTCAACGCCGTGCAGTTCCTCCGCCCCGTGCTCCGCGAGATCGGATCGCTCCCGCACGACCCGCACCCGACGCGGCCGGCGACCCTCTCCCGGAAGGTGTCCTCCGAGCCCGGGGTGCGGACGTTCGCGCGGGTGAAACTGGACCCGATCGACGGCCGCGGCGCCGACACCGACGGGGCGAGCGACGCGGCCCGCGACGGCGACGGTCCCGCGTTCGAGGCGACGCCGACCCGCGCCTCGGGATCGGGGATGCTCTCATCGGTCGCGCTGGCGGACGGCTGGGTCGTCGTTCCCGAGTCCCGAGAGGGGCTCGACGCGGGCGAGGCCGTCGACGTGGAGCTGTGGGAGGTGAGCGAATGA
- a CDS encoding helix-turn-helix transcriptional regulator, which produces MNNDVRARREDRNMSQAGLAEAVGVTRQTINSIERGRYDPSLELAFALADFFDCRIEALFDPDGDDAR; this is translated from the coding sequence ATGAACAACGACGTGCGCGCCCGCCGCGAGGATCGGAACATGAGTCAGGCGGGGTTGGCCGAGGCGGTCGGCGTCACCCGCCAGACGATCAACAGCATCGAGCGCGGGCGCTACGACCCGTCGCTCGAACTCGCGTTCGCGCTCGCCGACTTCTTCGACTGCCGGATCGAGGCCCTGTTCGACCCCGACGGCGACGACGCGAGGTGA
- a CDS encoding RNA-guided pseudouridylation complex pseudouridine synthase subunit Cbf5, whose product MRPAPENRSVGDLADFGVVNLDKPAGPSAHQVAGWVRDVLGVDRAAHSGTLDPKVTGCLPTLTGDATRMAQVFLEGAKEYVAVLELHGTAPTDLERVVGEFEGELFQKPPRKSAVNRQLRTREVHDLDVLDRTERQVLLRVRCESGTYIRKLCHDIGLALGTGGHMGHLRRTATDPFDDRDLHTLHDLVDGVAFAEGEDTADGEPDESLVREVLRPAEEALTGLPSLTIADSAAREVANGAPVYAPGVLAAGEVGAGEPAGDGLLTCYTPNGSAVCLGRLVGDPDAESGEVVALERVLV is encoded by the coding sequence ATGCGACCCGCACCCGAGAACCGCTCGGTCGGCGACCTCGCCGACTTCGGCGTCGTCAACCTCGACAAGCCCGCCGGCCCGTCGGCCCATCAGGTGGCGGGCTGGGTCCGCGACGTCCTCGGCGTCGACCGCGCGGCACACTCGGGGACGCTCGACCCGAAAGTGACGGGCTGCCTCCCCACACTGACGGGCGATGCGACGCGGATGGCGCAGGTGTTTCTCGAGGGCGCCAAGGAGTACGTCGCCGTGCTGGAACTCCACGGGACGGCGCCCACGGACCTCGAACGCGTCGTCGGCGAGTTCGAGGGCGAACTGTTCCAGAAACCGCCGCGAAAGTCCGCGGTGAACCGGCAGCTGCGAACGCGCGAGGTGCACGACCTCGACGTGCTCGACCGGACGGAGCGGCAGGTACTGCTCCGAGTCCGGTGTGAGTCGGGCACCTACATCCGAAAGCTGTGTCACGACATCGGGCTCGCACTCGGTACCGGCGGCCACATGGGCCACCTCCGCCGCACCGCCACCGACCCGTTCGACGACCGCGACCTCCACACCCTCCACGACCTCGTCGACGGCGTCGCGTTCGCGGAGGGTGAAGACACCGCAGACGGCGAACCGGACGAGTCGCTCGTGCGCGAGGTGCTCCGCCCGGCGGAGGAGGCGCTGACCGGGCTGCCGTCGCTCACGATCGCCGACTCGGCCGCCCGCGAGGTCGCCAACGGCGCGCCGGTGTACGCGCCCGGCGTGCTCGCCGCCGGCGAGGTGGGCGCGGGAGAGCCGGCTGGAGACGGTCTCCTCACCTGCTACACGCCGAATGGGTCGGCGGTCTGTCTGGGTCGGCTCGTGGGCGATCCGGACGCCGAGTCGGGCGAAGTCGTTGCGTTGGAGCGCGTGTTGGTCTGA
- a CDS encoding Hsp20/alpha crystallin family protein produces the protein MSKLREALRDLPEPVFADLLESDDAYLLVIDLPGASAETTDVSLERGRLHVEARREKALEPEFSYVEEDRPLFLDAEVPLPPDATHEGSEAEMERGVLSVRLPKRAAAPEHDITVTDA, from the coding sequence ATGTCGAAGCTACGCGAGGCGCTCCGAGACCTTCCCGAACCGGTGTTCGCCGACCTGCTGGAAAGCGACGACGCGTACCTCCTCGTGATCGACCTCCCCGGCGCAAGCGCTGAGACCACCGACGTCAGCCTCGAACGCGGTCGCCTCCACGTCGAGGCGCGCCGCGAAAAGGCGCTCGAACCCGAGTTCAGCTACGTCGAAGAGGACCGCCCGCTGTTCCTCGACGCGGAGGTCCCCCTGCCGCCGGACGCGACCCACGAGGGGAGCGAGGCGGAGATGGAGCGAGGCGTGCTCTCGGTTCGGCTCCCCAAGCGCGCCGCCGCCCCCGAGCACGACATCACCGTCACGGACGCGTAA
- a CDS encoding alpha/beta fold hydrolase — MHSSLNAATTSGSLPADVPGKSTFVEANGRTFHVVEAGPDDGELVLLLHGFPEFWYGWRDQIRPLVNEGYRVVVPDQRGYNRSERPGRVRDYRIEALSADVTGLIDAYDRETAALVGHDWGGVVGWWTAIHDPDRLLSFVAVNAPHPTVIRRTLSGDPVQLLRSSYALFFQVPKVPEALTRAANWRLPVRMMRESSMPGTFSTADFDRYRDAWRREGAFTAMLNWYRAAARRRPVPDDDEVTVPTRLIWGVHDQFLKHGMAYDSIDYCVDGRVTNVHEATHWVQHEQPVTVADAIIDELA, encoded by the coding sequence ATGCACTCCTCGCTCAACGCGGCCACCACTTCGGGGTCGCTCCCGGCGGACGTTCCGGGGAAGTCGACGTTCGTCGAGGCGAACGGCCGGACGTTCCACGTCGTCGAGGCCGGCCCCGACGACGGGGAACTGGTGCTCTTGTTACACGGGTTCCCAGAGTTCTGGTACGGCTGGCGCGACCAGATTCGACCGCTCGTCAACGAAGGGTATCGCGTCGTCGTCCCCGACCAGCGGGGCTACAACCGGAGCGAACGACCCGGCCGCGTTCGCGACTACCGCATCGAGGCGCTCTCGGCCGACGTGACCGGCCTGATCGACGCGTACGACCGCGAGACGGCCGCGCTCGTCGGGCACGACTGGGGCGGCGTCGTCGGCTGGTGGACTGCGATCCACGACCCCGACCGGCTGTTGTCGTTCGTCGCCGTCAACGCGCCGCACCCGACCGTGATCCGCCGGACGCTATCGGGCGATCCCGTCCAGCTTCTCCGGTCGAGCTACGCGCTGTTCTTCCAGGTTCCGAAGGTGCCCGAGGCGCTGACGCGGGCCGCGAACTGGCGCCTCCCGGTGCGGATGATGCGCGAGTCGTCGATGCCGGGCACGTTCTCCACGGCCGACTTCGACCGCTACCGCGACGCCTGGCGCCGCGAGGGCGCGTTCACCGCGATGTTGAACTGGTATCGCGCCGCCGCGCGGCGCCGTCCAGTGCCCGACGACGACGAGGTCACCGTGCCGACTCGACTGATCTGGGGCGTTCACGACCAGTTCCTCAAGCACGGCATGGCGTACGACTCGATCGACTACTGCGTCGACGGCCGAGTCACGAACGTCCACGAGGCGACCCACTGGGTCCAACACGAACAGCCGGTGACGGTCGCAGACGCGATCATCGACGAACTCGCCTGA
- the cmk gene encoding (d)CMP kinase, whose translation MLLTVSGPPGSGKSTTAAALAEAFDLEHVSGGDIFRELAAERDMTPVEFNELAEEDDQIDRDLDRRLRTVAVERDDVLLESRLAGWLAGDHADLRIWLDAPLDVRCERIVDREEKPLDQVIEETRRRESSEAKRYREYYNIHIDDLSIYDLVYNTARWSPEGMLGMLTTAVDSYDPDTDEGKISVEGVDYDF comes from the coding sequence ATGTTGCTAACGGTCTCCGGCCCGCCGGGAAGCGGGAAGAGCACCACCGCCGCCGCGCTCGCGGAGGCGTTCGACCTCGAACACGTCTCCGGCGGCGACATCTTCCGCGAACTCGCCGCCGAGCGCGACATGACGCCCGTCGAGTTCAACGAGCTCGCCGAGGAGGACGACCAGATCGACCGGGACCTCGACCGGCGCCTGCGCACCGTCGCCGTCGAGCGCGACGACGTGCTGCTGGAGTCGCGGCTCGCCGGCTGGCTCGCGGGCGATCACGCGGACCTGCGGATCTGGCTCGACGCGCCCCTCGACGTTCGCTGTGAGCGGATCGTCGACCGCGAGGAGAAACCACTCGATCAGGTGATCGAGGAGACGCGCCGCCGCGAGAGCAGCGAGGCGAAGCGCTACCGCGAGTACTACAACATCCACATCGACGACCTGAGTATCTACGATCTCGTGTACAACACGGCCCGGTGGTCGCCGGAGGGGATGCTCGGGATGCTCACCACGGCCGTCGACTCCTACGACCCCGACACCGACGAGGGGAAGATCTCCGTCGAGGGCGTCGACTACGACTTCTGA
- a CDS encoding ABC1 kinase family protein: MVTLVSLRAYRRFPVVIYRFLPLIWAFLRDRKRFIVVGGSRKVTREMRLRRAEVLLDTLLTLGPTFIKLGQILSTRPDVLPASYIEVLSSLQDDVPPAPWTESRAVIEDELGPVDAVFDEFDTEPISGASLGQVYVATYDGEEVAVKVRRPGIEALVEADLRVIKWSLPLLSRFVGQGQAFSLDNLAEEFDKTIHQEMNYTREQRVLREIRANFEGNDQIVIPEPVAAASGPRVLTMEYIPGTKISDTAALDAMGVDRTELATTLQRTYLQMIAEDGVFHADPHPGNLSVTPEGQIIFYDFGMSGRVAPFIQEKIIDFYIAVANQDINAILDALVEMGTLSPEADRKVMADVMELAIADVRGEDIEQYRVQQVIEQVESTIYDFPLRLPQNMALVLRVATVVEGVCVTLDPNFDFIEVATEYLSEEGYLEDTARRLAGEAADQTRDTARALFTVPPKLDEVLDTVNREDLAVNVTLEDDNHVLDRLAQRIAYSVLTAVGGLSAAIIYSFGSTMLDVYLSIGIVIATLPMVFFLYRSFTKDKRGIRAQPQFTRQSMRERQSAEADDAESGAAGAMMPGAVSQADGTADAGATGEASERGARERRDWDDGDGVAIGVDDGRSE, encoded by the coding sequence GTGGTGACGCTGGTCTCACTGCGTGCATACCGACGGTTTCCGGTCGTCATCTATCGGTTCCTCCCGCTGATCTGGGCGTTCCTTCGCGACCGCAAGCGATTCATCGTGGTCGGCGGGTCCCGGAAGGTGACCCGGGAGATGCGGCTCCGACGGGCGGAGGTGCTGCTCGACACCCTCCTCACGCTCGGGCCGACGTTCATCAAACTCGGACAGATCCTCTCGACTCGCCCGGACGTGCTCCCGGCGTCGTACATCGAGGTGCTGTCGTCGCTGCAGGACGACGTGCCCCCGGCGCCGTGGACGGAGTCCAGAGCCGTCATCGAGGACGAACTGGGTCCGGTCGATGCGGTGTTCGACGAGTTCGACACCGAGCCGATCTCGGGTGCGAGTCTCGGGCAGGTGTACGTCGCGACGTACGACGGCGAGGAGGTCGCGGTGAAGGTTCGCCGCCCGGGGATCGAAGCGCTCGTCGAGGCGGACCTCCGCGTGATCAAGTGGTCGCTGCCGCTGCTGTCGCGGTTCGTCGGCCAGGGGCAGGCATTCTCGCTGGACAACCTCGCCGAGGAGTTCGACAAGACGATCCATCAGGAGATGAACTACACGCGCGAGCAGCGCGTGCTCCGAGAGATCCGGGCGAACTTCGAGGGGAACGACCAGATCGTGATTCCCGAGCCCGTCGCGGCCGCCTCGGGACCGCGCGTGCTGACGATGGAGTACATCCCCGGCACGAAGATCTCCGACACCGCCGCGCTCGACGCGATGGGAGTCGATCGAACCGAGCTGGCGACGACGCTCCAGCGGACGTACCTCCAGATGATCGCCGAGGACGGCGTCTTTCACGCCGACCCGCACCCGGGCAATCTCTCGGTAACGCCCGAGGGGCAGATCATCTTCTACGACTTCGGGATGTCCGGCCGGGTCGCCCCGTTCATCCAGGAGAAGATCATCGACTTCTACATCGCCGTCGCCAATCAGGACATCAACGCCATCCTCGACGCGCTCGTCGAGATGGGAACGCTGTCGCCGGAGGCGGACCGAAAGGTGATGGCCGACGTCATGGAACTGGCGATCGCCGACGTGCGCGGGGAGGACATCGAGCAGTACCGCGTCCAACAGGTGATCGAGCAGGTGGAGTCGACGATCTACGACTTCCCGTTGCGACTCCCGCAGAACATGGCCCTCGTGTTGCGCGTCGCGACGGTCGTGGAGGGCGTCTGTGTCACGCTCGACCCGAACTTCGACTTCATCGAAGTCGCCACCGAGTACCTCTCGGAGGAGGGCTATCTGGAGGACACGGCCCGTCGGCTCGCCGGCGAGGCCGCCGACCAGACCCGCGACACGGCGCGCGCGCTGTTCACGGTCCCGCCGAAGCTCGACGAGGTGCTCGACACAGTCAACCGAGAGGACCTCGCGGTCAACGTCACCCTCGAGGACGACAACCACGTGCTCGACCGCCTCGCACAGCGGATCGCCTACTCCGTACTCACCGCGGTCGGCGGCCTGTCCGCGGCGATCATCTACTCGTTCGGCTCGACCATGCTCGACGTGTACCTCTCGATCGGGATCGTCATCGCCACCCTGCCGATGGTGTTCTTCCTGTACCGCTCGTTCACGAAGGACAAGCGGGGAATCCGCGCGCAGCCGCAGTTCACCCGGCAAAGCATGCGAGAGCGACAGTCGGCGGAAGCCGACGACGCAGAGTCCGGCGCCGCCGGCGCGATGATGCCCGGCGCGGTGAGTCAGGCCGATGGAACGGCCGACGCCGGAGCTACTGGCGAAGCCAGCGAACGCGGCGCACGCGAACGGCGCGACTGGGACGACGGCGACGGCGTCGCGATTGGCGTCGACGACGGCCGCTCGGAGTAG
- a CDS encoding DUF2178 domain-containing protein, whose amino-acid sequence MTETGVGSAGAPGGTSTVAARRRYRRLLFGSIGVGVVANVALRLLSYPVAAEAVYWVGIVGFLAVWRFSPVTLFDERDAELERHASTVTLVVAAVVLVVGASGARTLSALGVYDAPPFVNGVLYGYVGLFVVFAVAYGWAARTR is encoded by the coding sequence ATGACCGAGACCGGCGTCGGTTCCGCTGGTGCGCCCGGCGGGACATCGACAGTCGCCGCACGTCGACGCTATCGGCGGCTGCTGTTCGGCTCGATCGGCGTCGGGGTGGTCGCGAACGTCGCGCTCAGACTCCTCTCGTACCCCGTCGCGGCCGAGGCGGTCTACTGGGTCGGAATCGTCGGCTTCCTCGCGGTGTGGCGGTTCAGCCCCGTGACGCTGTTCGACGAGCGCGACGCCGAACTGGAACGGCACGCGAGCACCGTTACGCTGGTCGTAGCCGCAGTCGTCCTCGTGGTCGGCGCCTCCGGCGCGCGAACGCTGAGCGCGCTCGGGGTCTACGACGCACCGCCGTTCGTCAACGGCGTGCTGTACGGCTACGTCGGGCTGTTCGTCGTGTTCGCGGTCGCCTACGGGTGGGCCGCCAGGACACGATGA
- a CDS encoding succinylglutamate desuccinylase/aspartoacylase family protein — protein sequence MDDTLAVGTAIAEPGERADGWIEATDLPTGGTERLPVIVVNGAADGPVLWVTGGVHGDEATGVAVAQDAAASVDDASAELAGAVVSVPVVNPAGLRRTERTSYYGGDDPNRYFPDTERGDSRPPETQERIDARLFDLLAESADLLVDCHTAQAGSMPFTIRDRVLYGQERTETEAAALAADLDRLASALDLPVLTEYPAEEYVEQSLQRSTAGAALNTAGIPAVTAELGGHRVVEEDARTAGVAGIVAAAVEFGLLDSPPAGVADAGDGVPDAPVEYAVRRSVGPRVEEAGLVRHRVAVGDTVDAGEVVAEVVTPHGDVVEAVESERDGYVIARSEGLAAYEGQAVASMAVRDDGDVVVPRDAAEE from the coding sequence ATGGACGACACACTCGCGGTCGGCACCGCGATCGCGGAGCCTGGCGAGCGCGCGGACGGCTGGATCGAGGCGACGGACCTCCCGACCGGCGGCACCGAACGGCTTCCCGTGATCGTCGTGAACGGCGCCGCGGACGGCCCGGTGCTGTGGGTCACAGGCGGCGTCCACGGCGACGAGGCCACGGGCGTCGCCGTCGCGCAGGACGCGGCCGCGTCGGTCGACGATGCGAGCGCGGAACTCGCGGGCGCAGTCGTCTCCGTGCCGGTCGTCAACCCGGCCGGCCTCCGCCGAACCGAGCGCACCTCCTACTACGGCGGCGACGACCCGAACCGCTACTTCCCCGACACGGAACGCGGGGACTCGCGCCCGCCGGAGACCCAAGAGCGTATCGACGCCCGGCTGTTCGATCTCCTCGCGGAATCGGCCGACCTGCTCGTCGACTGCCACACCGCACAGGCGGGGTCGATGCCGTTCACCATCCGCGACCGAGTCCTCTACGGCCAGGAGCGCACGGAGACCGAGGCGGCGGCGCTGGCAGCGGACCTCGATCGACTCGCGTCCGCGCTCGATCTCCCGGTGCTCACGGAGTATCCCGCCGAGGAGTACGTCGAGCAGTCGCTGCAGCGCTCGACGGCCGGTGCGGCGTTGAACACGGCGGGGATCCCGGCGGTCACGGCCGAGCTCGGCGGCCATCGCGTCGTCGAAGAGGACGCCCGCACCGCCGGCGTCGCCGGGATCGTCGCCGCCGCAGTCGAGTTCGGACTCCTCGACTCGCCACCCGCCGGCGTCGCTGACGCCGGCGACGGCGTCCCGGACGCACCGGTCGAGTACGCGGTCCGGCGCTCCGTTGGCCCGCGCGTCGAGGAAGCGGGGCTGGTGCGCCACCGCGTCGCGGTCGGGGACACCGTCGACGCCGGCGAGGTCGTCGCCGAGGTCGTGACACCCCACGGCGACGTGGTGGAGGCCGTCGAGAGCGAGCGCGACGGGTACGTGATCGCTCGGTCCGAGGGCTTGGCCGCCTACGAAGGCCAGGCGGTCGCGAGTATGGCGGTCCGCGACGACGGCGACGTGGTGGTTCCGAGAGACGCCGCCGAGGAGTGA
- a CDS encoding zinc-binding dehydrogenase produces MKAVQFSEHGDRDVIEYGDFPDPDPSRGEVLIDVKAGALNHLDIWTRKGLPGVDLEMPHIPGSDAAGVVVGTGEGVTRFEEGDHVAVSAGVSCGECEFCRHGEESQCVRFSIIGEHQRGVHSELAAVPQDNLVPVPDHVDWEVAGSASLVFQTAWRMLLSQGELAPGEKILVLGASGGVGHAAVQIADYVGAEVYATASTEEKLRYAEDCGAEHVINYEEDDFAAEIRDLTGRRGVDMVVDHIGAATWHDSLKSLAKGGRVVTCGATTGGRPETDINRIFWNQLKVIGSTMATPGEVDDVLELVWDGTFEPRIRETLPMSEAARAHEMIEDREGFGKVVVRPDSEL; encoded by the coding sequence ATGAAGGCAGTCCAGTTCTCGGAGCACGGCGACCGCGACGTGATCGAGTATGGCGACTTCCCGGACCCCGACCCGAGTCGGGGAGAAGTGCTGATCGACGTGAAGGCTGGCGCGCTCAACCACCTCGACATCTGGACCCGAAAGGGGCTCCCGGGAGTCGACCTGGAGATGCCGCACATCCCCGGCTCCGACGCGGCGGGCGTCGTCGTCGGGACGGGCGAGGGCGTCACCCGCTTCGAGGAAGGCGACCACGTCGCCGTCTCTGCGGGTGTCTCCTGCGGGGAGTGTGAGTTCTGCCGTCACGGCGAGGAGTCACAGTGCGTCCGCTTCTCGATCATCGGCGAGCACCAGCGCGGCGTCCACTCCGAGCTGGCGGCCGTCCCGCAGGACAATCTCGTCCCCGTCCCGGACCACGTCGACTGGGAGGTCGCCGGCTCCGCCTCGCTCGTGTTCCAGACGGCGTGGCGAATGCTCCTCTCGCAGGGCGAACTCGCGCCCGGCGAGAAGATCCTCGTGCTCGGCGCCTCCGGCGGCGTCGGCCACGCGGCCGTCCAGATCGCCGACTACGTCGGCGCGGAGGTGTACGCCACCGCCTCGACCGAGGAGAAGCTCAGGTACGCCGAAGACTGCGGCGCCGAACACGTCATCAACTACGAGGAGGACGACTTCGCAGCCGAGATCCGCGACCTGACGGGTCGCCGCGGCGTCGACATGGTCGTCGACCACATCGGCGCGGCGACGTGGCACGACTCGCTCAAGAGCCTCGCGAAGGGCGGCCGCGTCGTCACCTGCGGGGCGACGACCGGCGGACGCCCGGAGACGGACATCAACCGCATCTTCTGGAACCAGCTCAAGGTCATCGGATCGACGATGGCGACGCCCGGCGAGGTCGACGACGTGCTCGAACTCGTGTGGGACGGCACCTTCGAGCCGCGGATCCGCGAGACGCTCCCGATGAGCGAGGCCGCGCGGGCGCACGAGATGATCGAGGACCGAGAAGGCTTTGGGAAGGTGGTGGTTAGGCCGGATAGTGAGCTCTGA
- a CDS encoding helix-turn-helix transcriptional regulator → MTTGDAAEIASVLAKRRDILAALCDGPVRKRTLVEELEVPRTTLDRAVRELLDAGLVRRVDGGVRATTVGERVLAERDRYRTRLDGLKRGELLFEALPDDTELDARFLAGASVSRPDPSLPDGVVERLFESVRAADEVYGVAPAALSGHLDTFDAEATAGGAVPQMVVTPAVLDHLVERRPERFARELRAGGLEFFCAPIEIAFGLWIAAHDDRDDEAGVVVYTDTGVGGVAVNDDPTAVAWARERFDRARADAERVTPEAVLDGRRTPDIDAEDAK, encoded by the coding sequence ATGACGACCGGCGACGCGGCGGAGATCGCGAGCGTCCTCGCCAAGCGGCGCGACATCCTCGCGGCGCTGTGCGACGGTCCGGTCCGGAAGCGAACCCTCGTCGAGGAGCTCGAGGTGCCGCGGACGACGCTCGACCGTGCCGTCCGCGAACTCCTCGACGCCGGCCTCGTGCGTCGGGTCGACGGCGGCGTGCGCGCGACGACGGTCGGGGAGAGAGTGCTCGCCGAGCGCGATCGGTATCGCACGCGCCTCGACGGCCTCAAGCGGGGCGAGCTGCTGTTCGAGGCGCTCCCCGACGACACCGAACTGGACGCCCGCTTCCTGGCCGGGGCCTCGGTCAGCCGCCCGGACCCGAGCCTCCCCGACGGCGTCGTCGAGCGCCTGTTCGAGTCGGTGCGGGCGGCCGACGAGGTGTACGGCGTCGCGCCCGCGGCGCTGTCGGGGCACCTCGACACGTTTGACGCGGAGGCGACCGCCGGCGGCGCGGTGCCGCAGATGGTCGTCACGCCCGCGGTGTTGGATCACCTGGTCGAGCGCCGGCCCGAGCGGTTCGCCCGCGAGCTCCGCGCGGGAGGGCTCGAGTTCTTTTGCGCCCCCATCGAGATCGCCTTCGGGCTCTGGATCGCCGCACACGACGACCGCGACGACGAAGCCGGCGTGGTCGTCTACACCGACACCGGCGTCGGCGGCGTGGCGGTCAACGACGACCCGACCGCCGTAGCGTGGGCCCGCGAACGGTTCGACCGGGCGCGCGCAGACGCCGAGCGGGTGACACCCGAGGCCGTGCTCGACGGGCGACGCACGCCGGATATCGACGCCGAGGACGCGAAGTGA
- a CDS encoding MogA/MoaB family molybdenum cofactor biosynthesis protein yields MSDGHSHEADTHDHDHGGHGDGHEADGAHAHDDHDHHAHDIESLRYAVVTVTSSRGHEDDTAGDAIESAVEDAGDEVVVREVVGDDFDGVQGTVDRLVDRDDVDCVVTTGGTGVTPDDVTVEAVAPLFDKELPGFGELFRSLSREEIGTMIVGTRATAGIAGGVPVFCLPGSENAARLGSEEIITAEAGHLAGLARRE; encoded by the coding sequence ATGAGTGACGGCCACAGTCACGAAGCGGACACGCACGATCACGACCACGGCGGCCACGGCGACGGGCACGAGGCCGACGGCGCCCACGCCCACGACGATCACGACCACCACGCCCACGACATCGAGAGCCTCAGATATGCGGTCGTGACGGTCACCTCGTCGCGGGGGCACGAAGACGACACCGCGGGCGACGCCATCGAGTCGGCCGTCGAGGACGCCGGCGACGAGGTCGTCGTCCGCGAGGTCGTCGGCGACGACTTCGACGGCGTTCAGGGGACCGTCGATCGGCTCGTCGACCGCGACGACGTTGACTGCGTCGTGACGACCGGCGGCACGGGCGTGACCCCGGACGACGTGACCGTCGAGGCGGTCGCGCCGCTGTTCGACAAGGAACTGCCGGGGTTCGGCGAGCTGTTCCGGTCGCTGAGTCGCGAGGAGATCGGCACGATGATCGTGGGGACGCGCGCGACCGCCGGCATCGCCGGTGGGGTTCCCGTGTTCTGTCTCCCCGGGAGCGAGAACGCGGCGCGGCTCGGGAGCGAGGAGATTATCACGGCGGAAGCCGGGCACCTCGCGGGGCTAGCGAGACGGGAGTGA